One Pecten maximus chromosome 7, xPecMax1.1, whole genome shotgun sequence genomic window carries:
- the LOC117331166 gene encoding leucine-rich repeat-containing protein 74A-like, producing MSANRVVRSTQLRKSHMRPPARTTLPSTTEDEKLTVMGLDTQAMLGFTPQTYQLPATPTDLGQGVRTLVSDDQRPKTPKEGWTITKVADSNKESTPERSKKRHPSFETWVTGSPHDSDEYDTDLETDLLKKEEYPTDPTGKSVYQDQCRRQGVVPVSFLFRHLGDRNLRMRHHYLGGEGTKPVAAALQFNTVTEALDLGDNYLQAEGAMYLARMMRDNTFIVYLDISNNFIKSSGAEAIAEMLEVNTTLKTISLSGNQLSDKDALLFVDALKSNISLTSLDFSNNNFGEMAGVYIGGALLLLKKY from the exons ATGTCTGCCAACAGGGTTGTAAGATCTACTCAACTCAGGAAGTCCCACATGCGGCCCCCAGCAAGAACAACATTGCCGAGTACTACAGAGGACGAGAAACTGACCGTGATGGGGCTAGACACACAGGCTATGCTAGGCTTCACCCCACAGACCTATCAACTCCCAGCCACACCCACTGACCTAGGTCAGGGAGTCAGAACCCTGGTCTCTG ATGACCAGAGACCAAAAACGCCAAAAGAGGGATGGACTATTACCAAGGTAGCAGACTCCAACAAAGAATCGACCCCAGAGCGCTCTAAGAAACGTCACCCTTCGTTTGAGACGTGGGTAACAGGCTCCCCTCATGACTCTGACGAATACGACACAGACCTGGAAACAGATTTACTCAAAA aggAGGAATACCCTACTGACCCCACAGGTAAATCTGTTTACCAGGACCAGTGTCGGCGACAAG GTGTGGTACCTGTATCGTTCCTGTTCCGTCACCTTGGTGACAGGAACCTGAGAATGAGACACCATTACCTTGGAGGAGAAGGAACCAAACCTGTGGCTGCAGCACTTCAG TTTAACACAGTGACAGAGGCGCTTGACCTTGGAGACAACTACCTCCAGGCCGAGGGGGCGATGTACCTTGCCAGGATGATGAGGGACAATACATTTATAGTTTACTTG GACATCTCAAACAATTTCATCAAATCGTCTGGTGCCGAGGCTATAGCTGAGATGTTGGAGGTGAATACAACACTGAAGACAATATCTCTGTCAG GAAACCAGCTCAGTGACAAAGATGCCTTACTGTTCGTTGATGCCCTGAAGAGCAACATATCTCTGACCTCACTCGACTTCAGCAATAACAACTTTGGGGAGATGGCAGGTGTCTATATAGGGGGCGCTCTG TTACTTCTCAAAAAGTACTAa